GCCCCAGCAGGCAGGCGCTGACCAGGACCTTGGACGACTCAGAAGGGATCATTGCCACGGCGCCGGAACCAGCCCGTCAGCGACAGGCGTTCGCGATTGGCCGGCAGCACTTCATGCGGGACTTCACCCGAAAGGAACACCACCAGGCTGCCAGCCTCGGGCTGGACGTCATGCTCGACATCGTCGGCGAGAAACATCCGCAGTTGCCCGCCGTCTTCGGGTTGCCAGCGCTCATTGAGATAGAGCACCACCGACACCATGCGCCGGTCGTCGTCGCGGAAGCGGTCAAGATGCCTGCGGTAGAAGGCGCCCGGCGGATACAGGGCGAAATGACACTCGAAGTCTTCCAGCCCCAGGAACAGCCCTTGGTTGATCGCCTGGCGCAGGTTGCCCATGAGCTCCAGGTAACGGTCGCAGGCCTCGGCCTGGCCGGGGTCGATCCACTGGATCTGGTCGCCACGGATCGCCTCGCGTACCTCCTGGGCCGCACCCCTGCCGACACCTGCAGGGTTCAGTTCGCCCTCGGCATGGCGCCTGCGACACTCGGCAGCCAATGCGCCGGCCAGCTCAAGCGGCAGGAAAAGTGCCTGCTGCGACCAGCCACGGGTGGCCAGGTCGTCGACGATGGTCGACAGCAGCGGATGTTCAGGAGAGGTATGCATGGCGCGCATCATATCCATTAGCCATGTACACGGACAGCGCCACTTGGCCGAGAAGCGCGCTGATATCTCGACAAAGGCGTACCACCCCACGGACAATAGCGGCCTGCCGACAGGAGTCCTGAATGCGCCGTTTGTTTTCCCTGCTTGTGCTGATGATCTGCACCATGCCTGTCTGGGCAGACAGCCTCGACCAGCTGTACAAGGCCGCCGGCTGGCCCGACCAGCGCGCCCACTTCAATGACGCCATCGGTGCCGCCCAGCAGCGCTACCGCAACAGCCTGCCGCCCGCGGTTTACCAGGCGCTCGTCAACAACAGCAACCAACGCTTCCAGGCCCAGGCGATGGATCAGCGTGCCCAGGCCCAACTGCGCGCCAACCT
The Pseudomonas putida genome window above contains:
- a CDS encoding 2OG-Fe(II) oxygenase, which encodes MRAMHTSPEHPLLSTIVDDLATRGWSQQALFLPLELAGALAAECRRRHAEGELNPAGVGRGAAQEVREAIRGDQIQWIDPGQAEACDRYLELMGNLRQAINQGLFLGLEDFECHFALYPPGAFYRRHLDRFRDDDRRMVSVVLYLNERWQPEDGGQLRMFLADDVEHDVQPEAGSLVVFLSGEVPHEVLPANRERLSLTGWFRRRGNDPF